One Mycobacterium sp. SMC-4 DNA window includes the following coding sequences:
- the rsmD gene encoding 16S rRNA (guanine(966)-N(2))-methyltransferase RsmD, with translation MSRIVAGRFGGRRIVVPQHKSGRGTRPTTDRVRESLFNLLSARLDFAGLRVLDLYAGSGALGLEALSRGAASALFVEADGRAAAVIERNIAALGVDGAVVRRGAVAAVLAGAPGRPADLVFADPPYELSNAEVEATLTALTDNGWAASGGVAVVERPAGGVELTWPQQWSVWKSRRYGDTRIELAQRR, from the coding sequence CTGAGTCGCATCGTCGCCGGCAGGTTCGGAGGGCGACGAATCGTGGTGCCGCAGCACAAATCCGGACGCGGCACCCGGCCCACCACCGACCGGGTCCGCGAATCGCTGTTCAACCTGCTCTCGGCTCGACTCGACTTCGCAGGCCTGCGGGTGCTCGACCTCTACGCGGGTAGCGGTGCGCTGGGCCTGGAGGCGCTGTCACGTGGCGCCGCGTCGGCACTGTTCGTCGAAGCCGACGGCCGGGCCGCGGCGGTCATCGAACGCAACATCGCCGCGTTGGGTGTCGACGGCGCGGTGGTGCGGCGCGGTGCCGTGGCCGCGGTGCTGGCCGGTGCGCCCGGCCGGCCGGCAGATCTGGTGTTTGCCGACCCACCGTATGAGCTGTCCAACGCCGAAGTCGAGGCGACGTTGACGGCGCTGACCGACAACGGGTGGGCCGCGTCCGGCGGCGTCGCGGTCGTCGAGCGGCCGGCCGGCGGTGTCGAACTGACCTGGCCGCAGCAGTGGTCGGTGTGGAAATCCCGCCGCTATGGCGACACCCGCATCGAACTCGCGCAG